From Camelina sativa cultivar DH55 chromosome 7, Cs, whole genome shotgun sequence, one genomic window encodes:
- the LOC104702599 gene encoding uncharacterized protein LOC104702599 isoform X2, translated as MKAETVTLILINLAGIMERADESLLPGVYKEVGLALHTDPTGLGSLTLLRSMVQAVCYPLAAYMAIRHNRAHVIALGAFLWSAATFLVAFSSTFFQVAVSRALNGIGLALVAPAIQSLVADSTDDANRGTAFGWLQLTANIGSILGGLCSVLIAPLTFMGIPGWRVAFHIVGVISVIVGVLVRVFANDPHFFKDGVDVSNQRGSRKPFCTEVKDLVREADTVIKIQSFQIIVTQGVTGSFPWSALSFAPMWLELIGFSHGTTAFLMGLFVAASSLGGLFGGKMGDFLSTRLPNSGRIILAQISSASAIPLAAILLLVLPDDPSTAAIHGLILVLLGLFVSWNAPATNNPIFAEIVPEKSRTSVYALDKSFESILSSFAPPIVGILAQHVYGYKPIPEGSSRSAEIATDRENAASLAKALYTSIGIPMAACCFIYSFLYRTYPLDRDRARMEAYIDSEMRELLPESSNRDIQFSQEEPFVKNVKTNLQPSR; from the exons GTCGGTTTAGCTCTCCACACTGATCCAACCGGACTCGGGTCGTTGACATTGCTGCGATCCATGGTTCAAGCCGTTTGTTATCCCTTGGCTGCTTACATGGCCATTAGACATAACCGAGCTCATGTTATAGCTCTCGGTGCATTTCTCTGGTCCGCGGCTACTTTCCTTGTTGCCTTCTCTTCCACTTTCTTCCAG GTGGCAGTGTCTAGAGCTCTGAATGGAATTGGTCTTGCTCTAGTGGCTCCAGCTATTCAATCTCTTGTTGCTGACTCAACTGATGATGCCAACCGTGGCACTGCATTTGGATGGTTACAACTAACAGCAAACATCGGTTCGATCCTAGGGGGGCTATGCTCTGTCTTAATAGCTCCACTAACCTTCATGGGCATACCTGGTTGGAGAGTTGCTTTCCATATCGTAGGTGTGATCAGCGTTATCGTTGGTGTGTTAGTCAGAGTATTCGCCAATGACCCACATTTTTTCAAGGATGGTGTTGATGTTTCGAATCAACGAGGTTCGAGGAAACCTTTTTGTACAGAGGTGAAGGATTTGGTCCGCGAAGCTGATACTGTCATAAAGATTCAGTCTTTTCAGATAATTGTGACTCAGGGAGTAACAGGGTCGTTTCCTTGGTCTGCTCTTTCTTTTGCACCCATGTGGTTGGAACTCATCGGCTTCTCACACGGGACAACTGCATTCTTGATGGGTCTTTTCGTGGCTGCATCTTCTCTAGGAGGCTTATTTGGAGGCAAAATGGGAGATTTTCTGTCTACCCGTCTTCCTAATTCCGGAAGAATCATTCTTGCACAGATCAGTTCAGCCTCAGCGATCCCGCTTGCAGCAATTCTCTTGTTGGTCTTACCAGATGATCCATCCACGGCTGCAATCCATGGTCTGATCTTAGTCCTATTGGGGCTGTTTGTTTCTTGGAATGCTCCTGCTACCAACAA CCCGATCTTTGCAGAGATTGTTCCAGAGAAATCAAGGACAAGTGTCTATGCACTGGATAAATCGTTTGAGTCAATCTTGTCATCGTTTGCTCCTCCTATAGTTGGAATCCTGGCTCAGCATGTTTATGGTTATAAGCCAATCCCTGAAGGGTCATCGAGGTCAGCAGAGATAGCCACGGATAGAGAGAATGCAGCATCTCTAGCAAAAGCTCTTTATACATCTATAGGAATCCCAATGGCAGCGTGCTGCTTCATCTACTCCTTTCTTTACCGTACCTATCCTCTAGACAGAGATCGTGCTCGGATGGAAGCTTACATAGATTCTGAGATGCGTGAACTGCTTCCGGAAAGTTCCAATAGAGACATCCAGTTTTCACAAGAAGAACCTTTcgtaaaaaatgttaaaaccaATTTACAACCTAGTAGATAg
- the LOC104702599 gene encoding uncharacterized protein LOC104702599 isoform X1, whose protein sequence is MKAETVTLILINLAGIMERADESLLPGVYKEVGLALHTDPTGLGSLTLLRSMVQAVCYPLAAYMAIRHNRAHVIALGAFLWSAATFLVAFSSTFFQVAVSRALNGIGLALVAPAIQSLVADSTDDANRGTAFGWLQLTANIGSILGGLCSVLIAPLTFMGIPGWRVAFHIVGVISVIVGVLVRVFANDPHFFKDGVDVSNQRGSRKPFCTEVKDLVREADTVIKIQSFQIIVTQGVTGSFPWSALSFAPMWLELIGFSHGTTAFLMGLFVAASSLGGLFGGKMGDFLSTRLPNSGRIILAQISSASAIPLAAILLLVLPDDPSTAAIHGLILVLLGLFVSWNAPATNNPIFAEIVPEKSRTSVYALDKSFESILSSFAPPIVGILAQHVYGYKPIPEGSSRSAEIATDRENAASLAKALYTSIGIPMAACCFIYSFLYRTYPLDRDRARMEAYIDSEMRELLPESSNRDIQFSQEEPFVKNVKTNLQPSR, encoded by the exons ATGAAGGCGGAGACGGTGACGCTGATTCTGATTAATCTAGCCGGAATAATGGAGAGAGCTGACGAATCTCTGCTTCCAGGTGTATACAAAGAGGTCGGTTTAGCTCTCCACACTGATCCAACCGGACTCGGGTCGTTGACATTGCTGCGATCCATGGTTCAAGCCGTTTGTTATCCCTTGGCTGCTTACATGGCCATTAGACATAACCGAGCTCATGTTATAGCTCTCGGTGCATTTCTCTGGTCCGCGGCTACTTTCCTTGTTGCCTTCTCTTCCACTTTCTTCCAG GTGGCAGTGTCTAGAGCTCTGAATGGAATTGGTCTTGCTCTAGTGGCTCCAGCTATTCAATCTCTTGTTGCTGACTCAACTGATGATGCCAACCGTGGCACTGCATTTGGATGGTTACAACTAACAGCAAACATCGGTTCGATCCTAGGGGGGCTATGCTCTGTCTTAATAGCTCCACTAACCTTCATGGGCATACCTGGTTGGAGAGTTGCTTTCCATATCGTAGGTGTGATCAGCGTTATCGTTGGTGTGTTAGTCAGAGTATTCGCCAATGACCCACATTTTTTCAAGGATGGTGTTGATGTTTCGAATCAACGAGGTTCGAGGAAACCTTTTTGTACAGAGGTGAAGGATTTGGTCCGCGAAGCTGATACTGTCATAAAGATTCAGTCTTTTCAGATAATTGTGACTCAGGGAGTAACAGGGTCGTTTCCTTGGTCTGCTCTTTCTTTTGCACCCATGTGGTTGGAACTCATCGGCTTCTCACACGGGACAACTGCATTCTTGATGGGTCTTTTCGTGGCTGCATCTTCTCTAGGAGGCTTATTTGGAGGCAAAATGGGAGATTTTCTGTCTACCCGTCTTCCTAATTCCGGAAGAATCATTCTTGCACAGATCAGTTCAGCCTCAGCGATCCCGCTTGCAGCAATTCTCTTGTTGGTCTTACCAGATGATCCATCCACGGCTGCAATCCATGGTCTGATCTTAGTCCTATTGGGGCTGTTTGTTTCTTGGAATGCTCCTGCTACCAACAA CCCGATCTTTGCAGAGATTGTTCCAGAGAAATCAAGGACAAGTGTCTATGCACTGGATAAATCGTTTGAGTCAATCTTGTCATCGTTTGCTCCTCCTATAGTTGGAATCCTGGCTCAGCATGTTTATGGTTATAAGCCAATCCCTGAAGGGTCATCGAGGTCAGCAGAGATAGCCACGGATAGAGAGAATGCAGCATCTCTAGCAAAAGCTCTTTATACATCTATAGGAATCCCAATGGCAGCGTGCTGCTTCATCTACTCCTTTCTTTACCGTACCTATCCTCTAGACAGAGATCGTGCTCGGATGGAAGCTTACATAGATTCTGAGATGCGTGAACTGCTTCCGGAAAGTTCCAATAGAGACATCCAGTTTTCACAAGAAGAACCTTTcgtaaaaaatgttaaaaccaATTTACAACCTAGTAGATAg